The region CTATTCCTATCCATCCTTCTTTTGAGTCTAATACAATTGCCATTTTGCAAAGCTTATCAGAGTAAGTTGAGATAAACTTTGCAGGGATTTTTATTACATTCTTATGGGTTTTATAACCATATAATTCTGTTCCTGAGACTGAATCCGAGAATATCCTATAGCACTCATTTTTATTCTGAGCTGAACAGAAGATTATGGATATAAAAAGGATAATAAAAAGAAAACGAAAATTCATAGCAGATATGTGTTAATACCAAATATATAGAATTTTATTATTATTTTTTAGATTTTGATTCTTGTTCAAAGCTGTAAAATTTTACGCGATCAATTTCCATTTCAACAGGTAGTTCCTTCGGATCTACTTTACCAACCCAGGAGCCTCCAAGCTGCATATCCAGCAAAAGATAATATTTGTGATCTGTAAAAGGAAATTGTCCCCCTTTATCTGTTTTTATGCGTGGATAAGAAAATGTTCTATGGCCGTTGATAAAGAAGACAAGACTGTCGCTGTGTAGTTCCACTGCATAAGTGTTGAAAGAGTCTGGTTTTATCTTTCCGGTACTTCCGTGTTTCGGATTATCTTTTATGTTAAGTCTGTGTGTGTAGTAACTGTGAACAGTCTGGTATGCAATATTGTCATGGTTTAATCTTTCCATAATATCAACTTCACCGCCCTCAGGCCATTTGCCATTCTGGGCCAGCAACCAGAAGGCCGGCCAGGCTCCTTTTGCAGCATTTAGTTTCGCTCTCACTTCCCAGCGTCCTAATCCAAAAGCAACTTTATCTTTTGTATAAATGCCACCTGTAAGGAATTTTGCCGTATCCAGAGCTAGGTTGGTGTTATTAATCCCGCGTAGTATTAATTTTCCGTTTCTCATATCATAGCATATATCATCATTACTCATATGCCTGTCCCAGTCTGAGGTTCCTCTGGGAATCTTGCTCCAGTACTTGGAGTTGAATGTTTTTTTGTCATTAAAATTATCCTGCCAGACAAGCTTCCCTTTATGGTACTGATTGTTTACTGAGCATGATGATAGAAAGAGGAGTACAGAACATAGCAGAGATATACAAAGCAGATTTCGTGTTAAAGGAGGTTTTATCATGGTAGACTGTTATTAGTTTTGTTTTTATGGAATATAAAGATAAAAAATAGAAGGAAGAGTGTATCGATAAAAGTATTCATTAATTTATGGTGATTTTTATACAATTTAAAAAGATTAAAATATTCTCAATAAATTATATTCACATATAAATACAATTTGTTATCATTGTAACTATAATTATCATAATATAATAGAGATTCAGGGAATGGTCAAAAAAAGTTTTTTACTGATTTTACTTTCAGTATATTTTATTTGTTTAAGTCAAAAGAATGATAAAAATAATATTGCTAAAATAGACACAACTGAAATTATTCCAATAGGAGGGATTAAACAGTTCATTAGTATAAAGGGCAATAATAAAGAAAAACCGATTTTACTATTTTTACATGGTGGGCCTGGTACATCATTAGTTGCTGTTTCTGAAAAATTTACAGATAAGCTAAAAGATGAATTTGTGGTTATAAACTGGGATCAGAGAGAAACCGGAGAAACATTAAAACTAAATTCAACTCAAAAAGATCTGACTCCTGAACTTTTAAAAAGTGATGCATATGAAGTTGTCAATTATCTTTTAAAAAGGTTTAAGCGTGAAAAACTGTTTTTAGCCTCTCATTCATGGGGATCTGTTCTGGGGTTTGATATTGCTAAAAATCATCCTGAGTTATTATATGCCTATATTCCGATAAGTGCAATTATTGATATTAATAAATCCTCGGAATTAACGGTAGATATGTTGAAAAAATGGGCTGTTAAAACTAACAATGCTACAGCAACACAAGAACTCAATTTGATAAATATTCCTTTTACAAGACCTGATGACTTATTCTATTCGCAGAAATGGTTATTTATTCATAACGGAGTAGATTTTGCTAAAAAAGAAGATTTTAAACCTACTTATTATAAATGGCTGGGAATCTGGTTTCCTATGTGGAAAAAATCTGTAGAAGGCAGTCTTTTTGATACACTTCCTGAAATTAATACTCCTGTATATTTTATTGAAGGAAATGGAGATAAACAGAAATCACATTACCTTGTTGAAGATTACTATAAATTTGTTAAAGCTCCGAAAAAGGGAATGTTTTGGATGAAAAAGTCCGGACATACCATTTTTAATACAGAACCAGATAAATTACAAAAAGTAATCATAGAAAAGGTAAAGCCCGAGGTATTTGCCCGGTAAATGGTTTTATTTACACCATCATTGTATTTTTATTCAGTTTTATAAATTCAGATTTATGAAAGATAAGGTTCCCGCTGTCTTAATAGAAAAATGGTTGAATGGTTGGTCCGTATCCAGAGAAGTATCATTACCTGTTAGATATAAGTCTGGATTTAAGGTAGATGTCGGCTGGGAAGAGCAGAAATGCCGTTATGTTTTTCCTGTTCTGAATGAAGACTTAATTCATTTGGCAGAATCGATTGAAGAACCGTGGGTTTTTCTTAAAGTCTGTGCTGCCTGTAGTGAGCTTACAGAAATATTGCCTGATCGATGGACCGTTCAGCCACAAGGCTATCTAATGATGAGCGAAAATAATTCTGACAAAATTAAAGATCGGACATTGGCTGATACTTATACTATGGAGACTGAAGTCTCTGATGATGGAGTCTACCTCATTAAGATTAAAGATCAAAATAATGAGCTGGCTTCATCTGGCAGAGTCGTATGTCTTGACAACTGGGCTATATATGACCGAATTGAAACCAGTCAGTATCACCAAAGAAAAGGATTGGGAAGTTACTTGTTTGGTGAACTTCAAAAAACAGCGGATAAAATGGGAATTGAAAATAATATCCTGGTTGCTACAGAAGAGGGGCGGTTATTATACGAATCTTTAGGCTGGAAAGTGGTAAGCCTATATACTTCTGTTGTAATTATTCCTTAAAACATTTGATTAAGCTGAATTT is a window of Elizabethkingia anophelis R26 DNA encoding:
- a CDS encoding alpha/beta fold hydrolase; the protein is MVKKSFLLILLSVYFICLSQKNDKNNIAKIDTTEIIPIGGIKQFISIKGNNKEKPILLFLHGGPGTSLVAVSEKFTDKLKDEFVVINWDQRETGETLKLNSTQKDLTPELLKSDAYEVVNYLLKRFKREKLFLASHSWGSVLGFDIAKNHPELLYAYIPISAIIDINKSSELTVDMLKKWAVKTNNATATQELNLINIPFTRPDDLFYSQKWLFIHNGVDFAKKEDFKPTYYKWLGIWFPMWKKSVEGSLFDTLPEINTPVYFIEGNGDKQKSHYLVEDYYKFVKAPKKGMFWMKKSGHTIFNTEPDKLQKVIIEKVKPEVFAR
- a CDS encoding glycoside hydrolase family 16 protein, producing the protein MIKPPLTRNLLCISLLCSVLLFLSSCSVNNQYHKGKLVWQDNFNDKKTFNSKYWSKIPRGTSDWDRHMSNDDICYDMRNGKLILRGINNTNLALDTAKFLTGGIYTKDKVAFGLGRWEVRAKLNAAKGAWPAFWLLAQNGKWPEGGEVDIMERLNHDNIAYQTVHSYYTHRLNIKDNPKHGSTGKIKPDSFNTYAVELHSDSLVFFINGHRTFSYPRIKTDKGGQFPFTDHKYYLLLDMQLGGSWVGKVDPKELPVEMEIDRVKFYSFEQESKSKK
- a CDS encoding GNAT family N-acetyltransferase; translation: MKDKVPAVLIEKWLNGWSVSREVSLPVRYKSGFKVDVGWEEQKCRYVFPVLNEDLIHLAESIEEPWVFLKVCAACSELTEILPDRWTVQPQGYLMMSENNSDKIKDRTLADTYTMETEVSDDGVYLIKIKDQNNELASSGRVVCLDNWAIYDRIETSQYHQRKGLGSYLFGELQKTADKMGIENNILVATEEGRLLYESLGWKVVSLYTSVVIIP